The proteins below are encoded in one region of Rhizobacter sp.:
- the ptsP gene encoding phosphoenolpyruvate--protein phosphotransferase, which yields MSFQVFGLPVSRGVAIGRAVLVASSRVDVAHYFIDEAQVDAEIERLRAARDEVAEELGNLKRDLPADAPGELSALLDVHLLLLHDETLADATKQWIQERHYNAEWALSAQLEVIARQFDDMEDEYLRERKADLEQVVERLLRALARASTGGHAPAPGVGPRDFAGEDPLVLVANDIAPADMLQFKRSVFMGFITDVGGKTSHTAIVARSMDIPAVVGAREASHIIRQDDWVVIDGDSGIVVVDPSPLLLEEYRFRQRQSGLERDRLARLRHTPAVTLDGERVELQANIELPVDAPAALEAGAVGVGLFRSEFLFMNRNGELPGEEEQFEAYRLAVEAMKGLPVTIRTVDIGADKPLDRMSSAELRHEHALNPALGLRAIRWSLSEPGMFRQQLRAILRAGAFGKVRLLIPMVAHLSEVRMTLEAIARAKQQLADAGRPHADVEVGAMIEVPAAALALPALLPHFDFVSVGTNDLIQYTLAIDRADESVAHLYDPWHPAVLQLIARTIECARAAGKGVSVCGEMAGDPAFTELLLAMGLRSFSMHPSQIAAVKQRVLRADTRRLAPHLSAVLSSEDPEAACATLFARPGELQ from the coding sequence ATGAGCTTTCAGGTCTTTGGATTGCCCGTTTCACGCGGCGTGGCCATCGGCCGCGCGGTGCTGGTGGCGTCGAGCCGCGTCGACGTGGCGCACTACTTCATCGACGAGGCCCAGGTCGACGCCGAGATCGAGCGCCTGCGCGCGGCCCGCGACGAGGTGGCCGAGGAGCTCGGCAACCTGAAGCGCGACCTGCCGGCCGATGCTCCGGGCGAGTTGTCAGCGCTGCTGGACGTCCACCTCCTGTTGCTGCACGACGAGACCCTGGCCGACGCCACCAAGCAGTGGATCCAGGAGCGTCACTACAACGCCGAGTGGGCGCTGTCGGCGCAGCTCGAGGTGATCGCGCGCCAGTTCGACGACATGGAGGACGAGTATTTGCGCGAGCGCAAGGCCGACCTCGAGCAGGTCGTCGAGCGGTTGCTGCGCGCCCTGGCACGCGCTTCAACTGGCGGGCATGCCCCGGCGCCGGGTGTCGGGCCGCGAGATTTCGCGGGGGAAGACCCGCTCGTGCTCGTTGCCAATGACATCGCACCGGCCGACATGTTGCAGTTCAAGCGCAGCGTGTTCATGGGCTTCATCACCGACGTGGGCGGGAAGACGTCTCACACCGCCATCGTGGCGCGCAGCATGGACATTCCGGCCGTGGTGGGGGCGCGCGAGGCCAGCCACATCATTCGGCAGGACGACTGGGTGGTGATCGATGGCGACAGCGGGATCGTGGTGGTCGATCCATCGCCGTTGCTGTTGGAGGAATACCGTTTTCGCCAGCGGCAGAGTGGCCTCGAGCGTGATCGCCTGGCACGGCTGCGGCATACGCCGGCCGTCACGCTCGACGGTGAACGCGTGGAACTGCAGGCCAACATCGAGCTTCCCGTGGATGCGCCTGCGGCCCTGGAGGCTGGTGCGGTGGGGGTGGGTCTCTTTCGCAGCGAATTTCTCTTCATGAATCGCAACGGCGAGCTGCCCGGCGAGGAGGAGCAGTTCGAGGCCTACCGTTTGGCGGTGGAGGCGATGAAAGGCTTGCCCGTCACGATCCGGACCGTCGACATCGGCGCTGACAAGCCGCTCGACCGGATGAGCAGTGCGGAGCTGCGCCATGAGCACGCGTTGAACCCTGCGCTGGGGTTGCGGGCGATCCGCTGGAGCTTGTCGGAACCCGGGATGTTCCGGCAACAGCTGCGCGCGATCCTGCGCGCCGGTGCCTTCGGCAAGGTGCGGCTGCTGATCCCGATGGTGGCGCACCTCAGTGAGGTCCGCATGACGCTCGAGGCGATCGCGCGAGCGAAGCAGCAGTTGGCCGACGCTGGGCGCCCACACGCGGACGTGGAAGTGGGCGCGATGATCGAAGTGCCCGCTGCGGCGCTGGCGCTGCCTGCTCTGTTGCCGCACTTCGATTTCGTGAGTGTCGGCACCAACGACCTCATCCAGTACACGCTCGCCATCGATCGCGCAGATGAGTCCGTCGCGCACCTCTATGACCCGTGGCACCCGGCGGTGCTTCAACTCATTGCCAGAACCATCGAGTGCGCCCGTGCTGCCGGTAAAGGCGTAAGCGTTTGCGGTGAGATGGCGGGTGACCCGGCATTTACTGAGCTGCTCCTGGCGATGGGGTTGCGCAGCTTCTCCATGCATCCATCCCAGATTGCAGCTGTGAAGCAGCGAGTGTTGAGGGCGGACACGCGCCGTTTGGCGCCGCACCTCTCGGCGGTTCTCTCGAGTGAGGACCCTGAGGCCGCATGCGCGACTCTCTTCGCCAGACCGGGCGAACTTCAATAA
- a CDS encoding GNAT family N-acetyltransferase, which produces MRDLPLPTLPISALRPDAPRRSLHPRSDAAHPASAHAPRFEVVWARDEREVREAQRLRHLVFAEEMGARLSVPAGAPEGHDIDMFDAFCEHLLVRAPGEGARPGPVIGTYRVMTPEAARRVGGLYSETEFDLTRLRPMRSKMVELGRSCVHPAWRSGGAIMALWGALAEFMVRNNLDTMIGCASVSMRDGGHYAASLWEQLRHTHIAPIELQVTPRLPLPVDDLQHNLDVEAPALIKGYLRCGAKVLGAPAWDPDFNTADLPMLMRIDDLPARYRKHFLGN; this is translated from the coding sequence ATGCGTGACCTTCCCTTGCCGACCCTGCCGATCTCGGCCCTGCGCCCCGACGCGCCACGGAGGTCACTTCACCCACGCTCGGACGCTGCCCACCCTGCCAGCGCTCACGCGCCTCGGTTTGAAGTGGTTTGGGCACGCGATGAACGAGAGGTTCGCGAAGCGCAGCGCCTGAGGCACCTGGTCTTCGCGGAAGAAATGGGCGCACGCCTGAGCGTGCCGGCCGGCGCCCCCGAAGGTCACGACATCGACATGTTCGACGCCTTCTGCGAGCACCTGCTGGTGCGCGCTCCCGGTGAAGGGGCGCGACCGGGCCCGGTGATCGGCACTTACCGCGTGATGACGCCGGAAGCCGCCCGCCGTGTGGGCGGCCTGTACAGCGAGACCGAATTCGACCTGACCCGGCTGCGCCCGATGCGTTCGAAGATGGTCGAGCTGGGCCGCTCCTGCGTGCACCCGGCCTGGCGCTCGGGTGGCGCGATCATGGCGCTGTGGGGTGCGCTGGCCGAATTCATGGTCCGCAACAACCTCGACACCATGATCGGTTGCGCCAGCGTCAGCATGCGCGACGGCGGCCACTACGCCGCGAGCCTCTGGGAGCAGCTGCGCCACACACATATAGCGCCGATCGAGTTGCAGGTGACGCCCCGCCTGCCCTTGCCGGTCGACGACCTGCAGCACAACCTGGATGTGGAGGCGCCCGCCTTGATCAAGGGCTACCTGCGCTGTGGCGCCAAGGTGTTGGGCGCGCCCGCCTGGGACCCGGACTTCAACACCGCCGACCTGCCGATGCTGATGCGCATCGATGACTTGCCCGCTCGCTACCGCAAGCATTTCTTGGGCAACTGA
- a CDS encoding HPr family phosphocarrier protein — MIKANISISNKLGLHARASAKLTKLAGSFQSDVFMTRNARRVNAKSIMGVMMLAAGMGAEVEIETSGPDEQAAMDALCALINDKFGEGE; from the coding sequence ATGATCAAAGCAAACATCAGCATCAGCAATAAGCTGGGCCTGCACGCCCGCGCCTCGGCCAAGCTGACCAAGCTGGCCGGCAGCTTTCAGAGCGACGTGTTCATGACCCGCAATGCCCGCCGCGTGAATGCCAAGAGCATCATGGGCGTGATGATGCTGGCGGCCGGCATGGGGGCGGAGGTCGAGATCGAGACCTCCGGGCCTGACGAACAGGCCGCGATGGACGCGCTCTGCGCCCTCATCAACGACAAGTTCGGCGAAGGCGAGTGA
- a CDS encoding PTS sugar transporter subunit IIA: MPGLLIIAHAPLASSLKAVAQHTFPDCGGRLQALDVLPDQSVEDIEAKARELLADVSEPDAVIFTDVFGATPCNVAQRLADGLHVKVIAGVNVPMLWRSLCYADEPLDAVVARAVAGATQGVMQVATSKPQNQAYKPGANDQSKHQHQQ; encoded by the coding sequence ATGCCCGGCCTGCTGATCATTGCCCATGCGCCGCTTGCGTCTTCGCTGAAGGCCGTGGCTCAGCACACCTTTCCCGATTGCGGCGGGCGCCTGCAGGCACTCGACGTGCTGCCCGACCAGTCGGTGGAAGACATCGAAGCCAAGGCGCGCGAGCTGCTGGCGGACGTGAGCGAGCCCGATGCGGTGATCTTCACCGACGTCTTCGGCGCCACCCCCTGCAACGTGGCGCAGCGCCTGGCCGACGGCTTGCATGTGAAGGTGATCGCCGGCGTCAACGTGCCGATGCTGTGGCGCTCGCTGTGCTACGCCGACGAGCCGCTCGACGCCGTGGTGGCGCGGGCGGTGGCCGGGGCCACGCAGGGCGTGATGCAGGTGGCCACGTCCAAGCCGCAGAACCAAGCCTACAAACCGGGTGCCAATGATCAAAGCAAACATCAGCATCAGCAATAA
- a CDS encoding MFS transporter, whose translation MNAPTVSTNLPARTATLVFLSFAFAYFPSALVRGVVATLAPAFSAELQLTASELGLLAGAYFLGFAAMQLPLGSALDRYGPKRVLLVFLAVAVVGCGAFALADSFMALTVARALIGVGVSACLMAPMTSFRRNFTPTTQMRANSWMLMTGSLGLIASTLPVQWLMPLLGWRGLFWALALFFVVAMVFIARAVPPDRLEDAPLPVATGGYGEVFRHPVFRRYLPMGFFQYGGMVALQSLWIGPWLTRVCGWSPGETAAGLFGINVAMLLAFMAWGFLVPRLYARGWTAHGLIARGMTVPILALWAGVVAGSEATAWLWGLFCVSSTFVSLSQPAIGQAFPASLAGRALSAYNLVIFAGVFTLQWTMGAVIDALVATGWSTVSAYQGAFALLAVCCSLSYLWFLWRREPKLAVTAAVTAR comes from the coding sequence ATGAACGCGCCCACTGTTTCGACGAACCTGCCGGCCCGCACGGCGACGCTGGTGTTCCTGAGCTTTGCCTTTGCCTATTTCCCCTCCGCGCTGGTGCGGGGCGTGGTGGCGACGCTGGCCCCGGCCTTCAGTGCCGAGTTGCAGCTCACCGCCAGCGAACTGGGCCTGCTGGCCGGGGCGTACTTCCTCGGCTTCGCGGCGATGCAGCTGCCGCTCGGCAGCGCGCTCGACCGTTACGGCCCGAAGCGCGTGCTGCTGGTGTTCCTGGCGGTGGCGGTCGTCGGGTGCGGCGCGTTTGCGCTGGCCGACAGCTTCATGGCGCTCACCGTCGCCCGCGCGCTGATCGGCGTGGGCGTCAGCGCCTGCCTGATGGCGCCGATGACGAGCTTCCGCCGCAACTTCACGCCGACGACGCAGATGCGGGCCAACTCCTGGATGCTGATGACGGGCTCGCTGGGGCTGATCGCCTCGACCTTGCCTGTGCAGTGGCTGATGCCGCTGCTGGGCTGGCGCGGCCTGTTCTGGGCGCTGGCACTCTTCTTTGTGGTCGCGATGGTCTTCATCGCCCGCGCCGTGCCGCCCGACCGGCTGGAAGACGCGCCTTTGCCGGTGGCCACGGGCGGCTACGGCGAGGTGTTCCGGCACCCGGTGTTCCGGCGCTACCTGCCGATGGGCTTCTTCCAGTACGGGGGCATGGTGGCGCTGCAATCGCTCTGGATCGGGCCGTGGCTGACGCGTGTCTGCGGGTGGTCGCCGGGCGAAACGGCGGCCGGGCTGTTCGGCATCAATGTCGCGATGCTCCTCGCCTTCATGGCCTGGGGCTTCCTGGTGCCGCGCCTCTACGCCCGCGGCTGGACGGCGCACGGCCTCATTGCGCGGGGCATGACCGTGCCGATCCTGGCGCTCTGGGCGGGCGTGGTGGCGGGCTCCGAGGCGACGGCGTGGCTGTGGGGGCTTTTCTGCGTGTCGAGCACCTTCGTGTCGCTGTCGCAGCCGGCCATCGGGCAGGCCTTTCCCGCGTCGCTGGCGGGGCGGGCGCTGTCGGCCTACAACCTTGTCATCTTCGCTGGCGTGTTCACCCTGCAGTGGACGATGGGCGCGGTGATCGACGCTCTGGTGGCCACCGGGTGGAGCACGGTGTCGGCGTACCAGGGGGCGTTTGCGTTGTTGGCGGTGTGCTGCAGCCTGTCTTATCTGTGGTTTTTGTGGCGACGCGAGCCCAAGCTGGCCGTCACGGCCGCCGTGACGGCGCGGTGA
- a CDS encoding CoA transferase: MSTTPASSAPTSALPLAGIRVLDLSRVLAGPWCTQTLADLGADVIKIERPMKNGVGGDDTRGWGPPFLKDRDGADTAEAAYYLGTNRNKRSVTVDIATAEGQALIRQMAAQCDVFIENFKVGDMARYGLDADTLRKLYPRLVYCSVTGFGQTGPYRERAGYDYAIQGMGGLMSVTGERDDLPGGGPQKVGVAVADLFTGMYATVAILAALRHRDATGKGQVVDMALLDTQVAMLANLGANYLTTGVAPKRIGNAHQNIVPYQVFETADGHLILAVGNDSQYAKFCDVAGRPDLAQDPRFIKNADRVRHRATLVPLLAEILKTRKKHDWLSALEAAKVPCGAINDLGEVFADPHVQSRGMTVAMPHPLTDALKLVASPMKLSATPVQYRRPPPLLGQHTDEVLQEFGIGEAERARLRESGTL; encoded by the coding sequence ATGAGCACCACCCCAGCGTCCTCCGCCCCGACCTCTGCGCTGCCGCTCGCCGGCATCCGCGTTCTCGACCTCTCCCGCGTGCTCGCCGGCCCCTGGTGCACGCAGACCCTGGCCGACCTCGGCGCCGACGTCATCAAGATCGAGCGCCCGATGAAAAACGGCGTGGGCGGCGACGACACCCGCGGCTGGGGCCCGCCCTTCCTGAAGGACCGCGACGGGGCCGACACCGCCGAAGCCGCCTATTACCTCGGCACCAACCGCAACAAGCGCTCGGTCACGGTCGACATCGCCACCGCCGAGGGTCAGGCGCTGATCCGCCAGATGGCCGCGCAGTGCGACGTGTTCATCGAGAACTTCAAGGTGGGCGACATGGCCCGCTACGGGCTCGATGCCGACACGCTGCGCAAGCTCTACCCCCGCCTCGTCTACTGCTCCGTCACCGGTTTCGGCCAGACCGGCCCCTACCGCGAGCGGGCCGGCTACGACTACGCCATCCAGGGCATGGGCGGCCTGATGAGCGTGACCGGCGAGCGCGACGACCTGCCCGGCGGCGGCCCGCAAAAGGTGGGCGTGGCGGTGGCCGATCTCTTCACCGGCATGTACGCCACCGTCGCCATCCTCGCCGCCCTGCGCCACCGCGACGCCACCGGCAAGGGCCAGGTGGTCGACATGGCCTTGCTCGACACCCAGGTCGCGATGCTCGCCAACCTCGGCGCCAACTACCTCACCACCGGCGTCGCGCCCAAGCGCATCGGCAACGCGCACCAGAACATCGTGCCGTATCAGGTGTTCGAGACGGCCGACGGCCACCTGATCCTGGCGGTGGGCAACGACAGCCAGTACGCCAAGTTCTGCGACGTGGCCGGCCGGCCCGACCTCGCCCAAGACCCACGCTTCATCAAGAACGCCGACCGCGTGCGCCACCGGGCGACGCTCGTGCCGCTGCTGGCCGAGATCCTCAAGACCCGCAAGAAACACGACTGGCTCAGCGCCCTCGAAGCCGCCAAGGTGCCGTGCGGCGCCATCAACGACCTCGGCGAAGTGTTCGCTGACCCTCACGTGCAGTCGCGCGGCATGACGGTCGCGATGCCGCACCCGCTGACCGACGCGCTCAAGCTCGTGGCCAGCCCGATGAAGCTCTCGGCCACGCCGGTGCAGTACCGCCGGCCGCCGCCGCTGCTGGGCCAGCACACCGACGAGGTGCTGCAGGAATTCGGCATCGGCGAGGCCGAGCGCGCCCGCCTGCGCGAGAGCGGCACGCTCTAG